The following are encoded in a window of Oncorhynchus masou masou isolate Uvic2021 chromosome 17, UVic_Omas_1.1, whole genome shotgun sequence genomic DNA:
- the LOC135558557 gene encoding protein phosphatase 1L-like isoform X2, translated as MVDKLSANHDEAGTTCLVALLSDRELTVANVGDSRGVLCDKDGNAVALSHDHKPYQLKERKRIKKAGGFISFNGSWRVQGILAMSRSLGDYSLKNLNVVIPDPDVLTFDLDKLQPEFMILASDGLWDAFSNEEAVRFVRERLDEPHYGAKSIVLQSFYRGCPDNITVMVVKFKSGPVGSKAEE; from the exons gtaCTACATGTCTGGTGGCCCTGCTATCGGACAGGGAGCTGACGGTGGCCAACGTTGGGGACTCACGAGGCGTGTTGTGTGACAAGGACGGAAACGCTGTGGCATTGTCACATGACCACAAGCCATACCAGCTGAAGGAGCGCAAGAGGATCAAGAAGGCAG GGGGCTTCATCAGCTTCAACGGCTCATGGCGCGTCCAGGGCATCCTGGCCATGTCTCGCTCGCTGGGCGACTACTCCCTAAAGAACCTCAACGTGGTCATCCCCGACCCCGACGTGTTGACCTTTGACCTGGACAAGCTGCAGCCCGAGTTCATGATCCTGGCGTCGGACGGGCTGTGGGACGCCTTCAGCAACGAGGAGGCAGTGCGTTTCGTGCGCGAGCGCCTGGACGAGCCGCACTACGGTGCCAAGAGCATCGTGCTGCAGTCTTTCTACCGCGGCTGCCCCGACAACATCACCGTCATGGTGGTCAAGTTCAAGAGCGGCCCCGTGGGGAGCAAGGCTGAGGAGTAG